The Acidobacteriota bacterium nucleotide sequence CAGCTTCGAGATGCGAATGCGGTTCTCGCTGATGAGCTGAAAGGCGGTACGCGCGAGCGGCAGCAGCTTCGGCGCCGCCAGGCGCAGCGCCCACTCGCGATAGTCGGCGAGCGCGTAGAGACACATGATCCAGGCGCGGTCGCCGTGGTAGACGCCGCCGTCATCGGCCACCACCACCAGCTCCTCTACCGTGTTCGGCAGGGTGGGGAAGCGGTCGCGTGCGTGGTCGGAGCCGGCAGGGATGAACTCCAGCGCCAGGAACTTTGGCTCTGCTTCCAGCCAGCGACGCGCGCGCTGGCACAAGCCGCAGTTGTAGTCGTAGAGCACAGTAAGTTTCCTCATGAGCTTCTTCATGACCGGCCTCCTCTCAGCGGCCTGGGCGGGCGCGTCGCCCGCCTCCACACGGGTGTTGGCTAGCGTGCGGGTTGCGGGACCGGGCTTCCGGTCGGGCTTCCACTCGGGCTTCCAGTCGGACTTCCAGTCGTCCCCAGAAACTCGTTGGGTGGGACCGGCGGCTTCTCGTTGCGCAGCAGCGCGCGCTTCCGCATGTTGGAGAAGACACGCAGGTTGAGGAAATGCATCGCGCCGAGGACGAGCAGCACCAGTCCCACCTTGGTGCTGAGGAACTCGATGGCCTGCTGCAGCGAGGCGGGCTTGTCGCCATATTTCAGCGCCAGCGTGACGTAGCCGATGTTGATGAGGTAGAAGCCGACGATCAGCAGATGGTTCACCGAATTCGCCAGCCGCTCGTTGCCGAGGAAGGCGTCGATCAGAAACAGGATGCCGTTCTTCGAAAGCGTGCGGGCCACCCAGATGGTGAGCGCCACGCTGATGACGATGTAGAAAACGTAGGCCCAGATGACATAGAGATTGTTCACTGGCATGATGCCTGCCTGCATAAAGCCTCCTGGTGTTGCGGGGCCAATCGGACTTGATCACTATCCTGAACATGTTCAAATGCTAGATGTACCGAGGTGCTGGCGTCAAGGAATTAGTGAATGTGTTCAAAAACGTGCTAACTGACTGTATTGGCTTGGGTTATTGGCGAGCGTGAGTTCACAGCCGAGCGGGTGATACTCTGTTGCGCTTCCGAAAAAGGAGACCTCTATGACGTCTACTCGCCGTGGCTTCCTGAAGGGCGCAGGTCTTGCGGCCGGTGTGGCGCTGGCCAGCCCAGCGGCTTTGGCGCGGCCGCTGGCTGACGACGCGCCCTGTAAGCCGCTGCCCGAGCCGATCGCGCGGCTGAAGTCGCGCAACAGCGAAGCCAAGCCGATCACGCCGGCGGAGCGGGAGCAGCGCCTCGAGCGCGCACGCGAGCTGATGCGGCTGAACCAGCTCGACGCCATCTCTCTTACGGGAGGCGCCTCGTTGAAGTACTTCAGCGGCATCTCGTGGTGGCTGAGTGAGCGGCTGTTCGCCATGGTGCTGCCGGCAAAGGGCGCGGCGTTCTTCGTGTGCCCGGCGTTCGAAGCGGACCGGGCGCAAGAGCAGATCACC carries:
- a CDS encoding DUF393 domain-containing protein yields the protein MKKLMRKLTVLYDYNCGLCQRARRWLEAEPKFLALEFIPAGSDHARDRFPTLPNTVEELVVVADDGGVYHGDRAWIMCLYALADYREWALRLAAPKLLPLARTAFQLISENRIRISKLFHLYTDDGVAAELARMRGNGCAVPQPAPAKTAPQGSIPLTPPPAGAPGSGGALHVRSSNDIREWLE